From the genome of Hymenobacter sp. PAMC 26628, one region includes:
- a CDS encoding CDGSH iron-sulfur domain-containing protein: protein MATKLTVLSNGSLRVEGEDFELVDAQGQPYGLGGRQRISICRCGLSSQKPFCDGSHKGHFEHDATAFDLPAPKA, encoded by the coding sequence ATGGCCACCAAACTCACGGTACTTTCCAACGGCTCGCTGCGCGTAGAAGGCGAAGATTTTGAACTCGTTGACGCCCAGGGCCAGCCCTATGGCCTCGGCGGCCGCCAGCGCATCAGCATCTGTCGCTGCGGCCTCTCCAGCCAAAAGCCGTTCTGCGACGGCTCGCACAAGGGCCACTTCGAGCACGACGCCACGGCGTTTGACTTGCCCGCGCCCAAGGCGTAG
- a CDS encoding acyl-CoA-binding protein, with translation MTTQEEFETAAQRAQQLPSKPSNTVLLQLYALFKQASEGDATGPQPGGFDFKAIAKYNAWHGLNGLSKDAARQQYVELVSELVG, from the coding sequence ATGACGACCCAGGAAGAATTTGAAACCGCTGCCCAGCGCGCCCAGCAACTGCCCAGCAAGCCGTCCAATACGGTGCTACTGCAGCTCTACGCCCTCTTCAAGCAAGCCAGCGAGGGCGATGCCACCGGTCCGCAACCCGGCGGCTTTGATTTCAAAGCCATTGCCAAGTACAACGCCTGGCACGGCCTGAATGGCCTCAGCAAAGACGCTGCTCGCCAGCAGTACGTGGAGCTGGTGAGCGAACTGGTAGGGTAG
- a CDS encoding GNAT family N-acetyltransferase produces MHTPPAPPRIVPATLRDIPAIIQLAEGTWEPTYRFILSREQIEYMYRVIYTPAALKRQMVEQHHTFLLAHVDGQPAGFASFGPQPPAEGAPAEAVPTEYKLHKIYVLPTQQGQGLGLHLIEAVEEAVRRAGGHTLDLNVNRYNPALSFYERRGFVQQREEDVPIGPYFMNDYIMRKTL; encoded by the coding sequence ATGCATACCCCGCCCGCGCCGCCGCGCATCGTACCCGCTACCCTCCGCGACATTCCCGCCATTATCCAGCTGGCCGAGGGTACCTGGGAGCCCACTTACCGCTTTATCCTCTCGCGCGAGCAGATAGAGTACATGTACCGCGTCATCTACACGCCCGCTGCCCTCAAGCGGCAGATGGTCGAGCAGCACCACACGTTTCTGCTGGCGCACGTGGACGGGCAGCCGGCCGGTTTTGCCTCTTTTGGGCCCCAGCCGCCCGCTGAGGGGGCCCCGGCCGAAGCTGTGCCCACCGAATACAAGCTTCACAAAATCTACGTGCTGCCCACGCAGCAGGGCCAGGGCCTGGGCTTGCACCTCATCGAAGCCGTGGAGGAAGCCGTGCGCCGCGCCGGGGGCCACACCCTCGACCTGAACGTGAACCGCTACAACCCCGCCCTCAGCTTCTACGAGCGGCGCGGCTTCGTGCAGCAGCGCGAAGAAGACGTGCCCATCGGGCCGTACTTTATGAACGACTACATTATGCGTAAAACGCTGTAG